One Candidatus Methanoperedens sp. DNA segment encodes these proteins:
- a CDS encoding DUF2080 family transposase-associated protein, giving the protein MEKKFQLTEKNYVEKRVGPHASSNAHVYVPREWLGKKVMVILLPEED; this is encoded by the coding sequence ATGGAAAAAAAATTTCAATTAACTGAAAAAAATTATGTGGAAAAGAGAGTGGGACCGCATGCTTCGTCAAACGCGCATGTATACGTCCCTAGAGAATGGCTTGGAAAAAAAGTCATGGTGATATTGCTTCCCGAGGAGGATTAA